One Bacteroidia bacterium genomic region harbors:
- a CDS encoding helix-hairpin-helix domain-containing protein: MKSSKLLNRSFGLVWMMLCLLGYTAKSYSQVLIADTINAERDVEQLIEDAVTSSQEDSETDWTTLTDYLNDLIRNPLDLNQATAEQLANLPGLSPMLVTAIQNYIYKFGFLTSIYELQAVPGMTADVFAKIKPFIKVEEGKSLDIRGKHQHPKGPDFKLILEGGKFSTIQRFSRILEPQEGFLPPDTTSRGQPKTRYLGSPWKSFSRIRYQYRQNVSIALIGENDAGEPFRWNPSKRSYGYDYLSAHFYLRDFGNLKRLVVGDYVVSVGQGLILSRGLGFGKGSETINAVKRVDLGIQPYTSINEVNFLRGAAATYALKQFSLSVYASRQYLDAAVKTLYDTLVFDNEVFTSFQTFGYHRTESEINQKASVSEDLLGGRVAFSERNLNIGITGLYQRYSTPWYRGEDSYQRYNFNGKTNNLVGFDWDWGFRNMNFFGEIARSASGAVAGIAGVTAAVSSRAELAIQIRNLPKDYHSMHGFIFGERPLDLQNERAIYTGLKLKINSKWSYSSFLDVIYFPWYLYKTSAPSYGVETLHQISYKINRNSSVYIRFRRDFKQQDVSSSETNQMLVYQVPVVKKTLRLDFNYLVAKNLQLHSRLETVWYSKENLYTQQGLLFYQDVVWKFIPWLEATVRWAHFRVPDYNARIYAYEQDVLTAFSIPAYYGLGQRWYFMLAGNIKRNVDFWVRIAQTRLYHENTIGSGLDLIQGNKRTELKLQVRYSF, translated from the coding sequence ATGAAAAGCAGCAAACTACTAAACCGTAGCTTTGGGTTAGTTTGGATGATGCTCTGTTTGTTGGGTTATACTGCCAAGAGCTACAGCCAAGTACTCATTGCAGATACCATAAATGCAGAGCGCGATGTAGAGCAACTGATAGAAGATGCCGTTACAAGTTCCCAAGAAGATTCAGAAACAGACTGGACAACTTTAACGGATTATCTTAACGACCTGATAAGAAATCCCTTAGATCTAAATCAAGCAACTGCCGAACAACTTGCTAACCTACCCGGCCTCTCCCCTATGCTGGTTACTGCTATTCAAAATTACATTTATAAATTTGGGTTCTTAACCAGTATTTATGAGTTACAAGCCGTTCCCGGAATGACAGCAGACGTTTTCGCCAAAATAAAACCCTTTATTAAAGTAGAAGAAGGAAAAAGTTTAGATATACGCGGAAAACACCAACATCCCAAAGGCCCTGATTTTAAGCTAATTTTAGAAGGTGGGAAGTTCTCTACCATACAAAGATTTTCAAGGATATTAGAGCCGCAAGAGGGATTTTTACCACCGGATACCACTTCAAGAGGGCAGCCTAAAACCAGATATTTAGGTTCACCGTGGAAATCATTTAGCAGAATCCGCTACCAATACCGCCAAAATGTAAGTATAGCCCTGATTGGAGAAAATGATGCCGGAGAGCCTTTTCGCTGGAACCCCTCCAAGAGATCTTATGGCTATGATTATCTAAGTGCTCATTTTTATCTACGGGATTTTGGTAACCTCAAAAGACTCGTAGTCGGAGATTATGTCGTAAGTGTTGGACAAGGGCTGATTCTTTCAAGGGGGTTGGGCTTTGGAAAAGGCTCAGAAACTATTAACGCTGTAAAGAGAGTAGATTTAGGGATTCAACCCTACACCTCTATCAACGAAGTTAATTTTTTACGTGGAGCAGCTGCAACCTATGCACTAAAACAATTTTCGCTCAGTGTCTATGCCTCCCGCCAATATTTAGATGCTGCCGTAAAAACCCTATATGACACTTTAGTATTTGATAACGAGGTATTTACAAGTTTTCAAACCTTTGGCTACCATCGCACTGAAAGTGAAATCAATCAGAAAGCCAGTGTTTCAGAAGATTTATTAGGTGGACGGGTAGCCTTTTCAGAAAGAAATTTAAACATCGGAATAACCGGCCTATACCAAAGATATAGCACACCTTGGTATCGCGGAGAGGATTCTTATCAGAGATACAACTTTAATGGAAAAACCAATAATTTGGTTGGTTTTGATTGGGATTGGGGTTTTAGGAACATGAATTTCTTTGGGGAAATAGCCCGTTCGGCCTCCGGTGCTGTTGCCGGTATTGCCGGCGTTACTGCCGCAGTATCATCCCGCGCAGAACTCGCTATCCAGATTAGAAATCTACCCAAAGATTACCACTCAATGCATGGCTTCATTTTCGGAGAACGACCGTTAGACCTCCAAAATGAACGGGCAATTTACACCGGACTTAAATTAAAAATTAACTCCAAATGGTCATATTCCTCTTTTTTAGACGTAATTTACTTTCCTTGGTATCTTTATAAAACATCTGCTCCAAGCTACGGAGTAGAAACCCTACACCAGATAAGCTATAAAATCAACCGTAATTCTTCGGTTTATATTCGTTTTAGGCGAGACTTCAAGCAGCAAGATGTATCCAGTTCAGAAACGAACCAAATGCTTGTTTACCAAGTTCCAGTAGTCAAAAAAACACTCCGCTTAGATTTTAATTATTTAGTTGCCAAAAATCTTCAACTTCATTCACGGCTGGAAACGGTTTGGTATAGTAAAGAGAATCTTTATACCCAACAAGGATTGCTTTTTTACCAAGATGTTGTATGGAAGTTTATACCTTGGTTAGAAGCTACTGTGCGTTGGGCTCATTTTCGTGTTCCGGATTATAATGCACGGATTTATGCTTACGAACAAGATGTATTAACAGCTTTCTCTATTCCGGCATACTACGGATTAGGCCAGCGTTGGTACTTCATGTTGGCCGGAAACATTAAACGTAATGTAGATTTTTGGGTACGAATAGCCCAAACCCGACTATATCACGAAAACACAATCGGGTCTGGATTAGATTTAATTCAAGGAAATAAACGTACAGAGCTAAAACTACAAGTACGCTACTCTTTTTAA
- the scpB gene encoding SMC-Scp complex subunit ScpB, translated as MRLATLIEGLLFVAEQPISLSEITEICLSADPETTIEIVEKNIELLKIQYQSENYAFNIVKIAEGYQLLTKSELTPYLRKILVHKEQRKVSKAMLDVLAIIAYKQPITKPEIELIRGVNCDYALSKLLEKNLIEISGRAEAPGRPLLYQTSNIFLQHFGINNLSELPKISELPELSPTKIIEYNPDKLPNN; from the coding sequence ATGCGCTTGGCAACGCTTATTGAAGGATTATTATTCGTTGCCGAGCAACCAATTAGCCTAAGCGAGATTACTGAAATCTGCCTCTCAGCAGACCCAGAAACAACGATCGAAATAGTAGAGAAAAATATCGAACTGCTAAAAATACAATATCAATCTGAAAACTACGCCTTTAATATCGTAAAAATAGCAGAAGGCTACCAACTATTAACTAAATCAGAACTAACACCCTATTTACGTAAAATATTAGTTCATAAAGAACAACGAAAAGTCAGCAAGGCAATGTTAGATGTTTTAGCTATAATCGCATACAAACAACCTATCACGAAGCCGGAAATTGAACTTATACGCGGAGTAAATTGTGATTATGCCCTAAGTAAATTACTTGAAAAGAATTTAATAGAAATTTCTGGACGTGCCGAAGCCCCCGGAAGACCATTATTATACCAGACATCGAATATCTTTTTGCAACATTTTGGCATCAATAATCTTTCTGAACTCCCTAAGATTTCTGAACTTCCGGAATTGTCCCCAACAAAAATAATTGAATATAACCCTGACAAACTTCCTAACAACTAA
- a CDS encoding ribose-phosphate pyrophosphokinase, with amino-acid sequence MDSRIKIFSGSASRELASCIADSSGTTLGEVNITRFSDGEIQPQYLESVRGYDLFIVQSTYGTSDNLLELLLLIDAAKRASAYQITVVMPYFGYARQDRKDKSRVSIASKLIANILTAAGANRVVTMDLHAGQIQAFFDIPLDNLDASAVLIPHIEQLNLTDIIIAAPDMGGVTRARTYAKHLRSDMVVIDKHRERANQVSSMQVIGDVTGKNVILVDDIVDTAGTLCKASDHLIEKGAKSVRAAITHGVLSGEAIQRIENSTLTELVVTDTIPLNKTSPKIKVVSIARIFAQALNKIHNLESVSSLFLK; translated from the coding sequence ATGGATTCCCGGATAAAGATATTTTCAGGTAGTGCCTCGCGGGAATTGGCCAGTTGTATAGCAGACTCTAGCGGAACCACCTTAGGAGAAGTTAATATTACGCGGTTTAGTGACGGCGAAATACAACCCCAATATTTAGAATCGGTGCGTGGTTATGACTTATTCATTGTTCAATCTACTTACGGAACTTCGGATAACTTGTTAGAACTACTGCTCCTGATTGATGCCGCTAAACGCGCATCAGCATATCAAATAACAGTAGTGATGCCGTATTTTGGTTATGCACGTCAAGACAGAAAAGATAAATCAAGGGTTTCAATAGCCTCAAAGTTGATTGCTAATATACTTACAGCCGCCGGTGCCAATCGCGTTGTTACGATGGATTTACATGCAGGCCAAATTCAAGCCTTTTTTGATATCCCCTTAGATAATTTAGACGCAAGTGCTGTCCTGATTCCACATATAGAACAGCTAAATTTAACGGATATAATTATAGCTGCACCAGATATGGGAGGAGTTACTCGCGCAAGAACTTATGCTAAACATCTGCGCTCAGATATGGTTGTGATAGATAAGCACAGAGAACGGGCTAATCAAGTGAGTAGTATGCAGGTAATTGGAGACGTAACCGGCAAAAATGTCATCCTCGTAGATGATATTGTAGATACCGCAGGTACGCTATGCAAAGCCTCTGACCACTTGATAGAAAAAGGCGCAAAATCAGTGCGAGCAGCTATTACGCATGGCGTTTTATCCGGAGAAGCTATCCAAAGAATCGAAAACTCAACACTCACCGAATTAGTCGTTACAGACACAATACCGCTAAATAAAACTTCTCCCAAAATCAAAGTTGTTTCAATTGCTCGTATTTTTGCCCAAGCATTAAACAAAATTCATAATCTTGAATCTGTTAGTTCTTTATTTTTAAAATAA
- a CDS encoding molybdopterin-dependent oxidoreductase → MKKTSFTISALIIVLLFYACSRNVNPTKSRTTEGQTTTMGEKKRGKTDACMTPTSAKDSAKYISKQVTVKGDVEHPLILTVDSLKAMNVATIENFNVICQSGANMKENKTCKGVLLKEILEKAKIVQHNHKDRNFYIVARATDNYKATFSWAEIFNNPTGDNVYILFEENGQPIKEQGDMILICKNDIKTGPRHVYWLKNIEVKRVN, encoded by the coding sequence ATGAAAAAAACATCATTCACAATTTCAGCTCTGATAATTGTGCTCCTTTTTTACGCTTGCAGCAGAAACGTGAACCCAACAAAGTCAAGAACTACCGAAGGTCAAACAACAACAATGGGTGAAAAAAAACGAGGTAAGACAGATGCCTGTATGACACCAACTTCAGCTAAAGACAGCGCAAAATACATCAGTAAACAAGTAACTGTCAAAGGAGATGTAGAGCATCCTCTTATATTAACAGTAGATTCACTAAAAGCCATGAACGTAGCTACCATTGAAAACTTCAACGTTATTTGCCAGAGTGGAGCAAATATGAAAGAAAACAAAACCTGCAAAGGAGTGCTTTTAAAAGAGATACTTGAAAAAGCAAAAATAGTGCAGCATAACCACAAAGACAGAAACTTTTACATCGTTGCCCGCGCTACCGATAACTATAAAGCAACATTTTCTTGGGCAGAAATATTTAATAATCCAACAGGCGATAATGTGTACATCCTGTTTGAAGAAAATGGCCAACCCATTAAAGAACAGGGAGATATGATTTTGATTTGTAAAAATGACATAAAAACAGGCCCTCGCCATGTTTATTGGCTAAAAAATATTGAAGTAAAAAGAGTAAATTAG
- a CDS encoding pseudouridine synthase yields the protein RYPKRESSYSQDRERYPKRESSYSQDRERYPKRESSYSQDRERYPKRESSYSQDRERYPKRESFYSQDRERYPKRESSDSQDRERYPKRESSDSQDRERYPKRESSYSQDRDRYPKRESSYSQDRERYPKRESSDSQDRERYPKRESSYSQDRERYPKRESSYSQDRERYPKRESSYSQDRERYSETGSDRDPELSKRLQEHFNNRRSDSPKGGRGKTFRRNTFADSLPSKSEIFTHAETVMRLNRYMAISGCCARRDADDLIVKGQVTVNGDVVTTLGARVNTETDVIQVNGKTVKPQHYVYILLNKPKNYITTTEDDKERKTVLELLNNLPTKRVFPVGRLDRNTTGILLITNDGSLTEKLTHPSFEVSKVYHVRLDRPVKPEDMEALQTGIMLEDGFSKVDKISYIEINDRISTDQVGVEIHMGKNRIIRRMFEHLGYQVMSLDRTKYASLTKKGVPRGHWRFLTSKEVAYLKMLPDKSES from the coding sequence AGCGTTATCCTAAGCGGGAATCTTCCTACTCACAAGACAGAGAGCGTTATCCTAAGCGGGAATCTTCCTACTCACAAGACAGAGAGCGTTATCCTAAACGGGAATCTTCCTACTCACAAGACAGAGAGCGTTACCCTAAGCGGGAATCTTCCTACTCACAAGATAGAGAGCGTTATCCTAAGCGGGAATCTTTTTATTCACAAGACAGAGAGCGTTATCCTAAGCGGGAATCTTCAGATTCACAAGACAGAGAGCGTTATCCCAAGCGGGAATCTTCAGATTCACAAGATAGAGAGCGTTATCCCAAGCGAGAATCATCCTACTCACAAGACAGAGATCGTTATCCCAAGCGAGAATCTTCCTACTCACAAGATAGAGAGCGTTATCCTAAGCGGGAATCATCAGATTCACAAGACAGAGAGCGTTATCCTAAGCGGGAATCATCCTACTCACAAGACAGAGAGCGTTATCCCAAGCGGGAATCATCCTACTCACAAGATAGAGAGCGTTATCCTAAGCGGGAGTCATCTTATTCACAAGATAGAGAGCGTTACTCGGAGACTGGATCGGATAGAGATCCAGAACTTTCAAAAAGGCTACAAGAGCATTTTAATAATAGACGAAGTGATTCTCCCAAAGGTGGGCGTGGAAAAACGTTTCGGAGAAATACATTTGCTGATTCATTACCAAGTAAGAGTGAGATTTTTACGCACGCAGAAACGGTTATGCGACTCAATCGTTACATGGCTATTTCCGGCTGCTGTGCCCGTAGAGATGCTGATGACTTAATTGTAAAGGGACAAGTTACTGTAAATGGAGATGTTGTAACTACGCTGGGTGCCCGTGTAAATACAGAAACAGATGTTATACAAGTGAACGGGAAAACGGTTAAGCCGCAACATTATGTTTATATTTTACTCAACAAGCCCAAGAATTATATTACTACTACCGAAGATGATAAAGAAAGAAAAACGGTTTTAGAGCTGTTAAATAATCTGCCAACTAAGAGGGTTTTTCCGGTGGGTAGATTGGATAGAAATACAACCGGAATCTTGTTGATTACAAATGACGGCTCTTTAACAGAAAAACTAACCCATCCTTCATTTGAAGTTTCTAAGGTTTATCATGTTCGTTTAGATAGACCTGTAAAACCAGAAGATATGGAGGCACTTCAAACCGGGATTATGTTAGAAGATGGCTTTTCTAAGGTAGATAAAATCAGTTATATTGAGATAAATGACCGAATTTCAACAGACCAAGTGGGAGTAGAAATCCACATGGGTAAGAATAGAATTATCCGCAGAATGTTTGAACATCTTGGGTATCAGGTAATGTCTTTAGACAGAACTAAATATGCTTCTTTAACCAAAAAAGGAGTACCGCGTGGGCATTGGCGTTTTTTAACATCCAAAGAAGTAGCCTACTTAAAAATGCTTCCCGATAAGTCAGAATCTTAA
- a CDS encoding sigma-70 family RNA polymerase sigma factor produces the protein MRQLKISKQITNRESQSLDKYLQEIGRVELLTPDEEVELAQRIKEGDQYALEKLTKANLRFVVSVAKQYQNQGLSLGDLINEGNLGLIKAAKRFDETRGFKFISYAVWWIRQSILQALAEQSRIVRLPLNRVGALNKIGKAFAKLEQEYEREPAPHEIAEILDGMTATEVSDTLKIAGRHVSMDAPFVQGEENRLLDVLENDEEPRPDQGLMNESLSKEVDRALSMLTQREAEVVRLYFGIGIEHSLTLEEIGEKFDLTRERVRQIKEKAIRRLRHTSRSKTLKSYLG, from the coding sequence ATGAGGCAGTTAAAAATAAGTAAACAGATAACCAATAGAGAGTCTCAGTCCTTAGACAAATACCTACAAGAAATTGGACGTGTGGAGCTTTTGACACCCGACGAAGAGGTAGAGTTGGCGCAACGCATCAAAGAAGGCGACCAATACGCATTAGAAAAACTTACGAAAGCTAACCTACGTTTTGTGGTTTCAGTAGCTAAACAGTATCAAAATCAAGGACTTTCATTAGGCGACCTTATTAATGAGGGAAATTTAGGTCTTATTAAAGCAGCAAAGCGTTTTGACGAAACACGTGGCTTCAAGTTTATTTCTTATGCAGTTTGGTGGATTCGTCAAAGTATATTACAGGCGTTAGCTGAGCAATCCAGGATAGTTCGTTTACCCCTTAATCGGGTTGGTGCGCTAAATAAAATAGGTAAAGCTTTTGCCAAACTTGAACAAGAGTATGAAAGAGAGCCGGCACCTCATGAAATTGCGGAGATATTAGATGGAATGACGGCTACCGAAGTTTCTGACACCCTGAAAATTGCTGGCAGGCACGTTTCTATGGATGCCCCATTTGTTCAAGGAGAAGAAAACCGACTGCTTGACGTTCTGGAAAACGATGAAGAACCTCGCCCAGACCAAGGTCTGATGAACGAAAGCCTTAGCAAAGAAGTAGATAGAGCTTTGAGTATGCTTACGCAGCGAGAAGCAGAAGTCGTGAGATTGTATTTCGGTATCGGCATAGAACACTCCCTAACACTCGAAGAAATCGGAGAAAAATTTGACTTAACCCGTGAACGAGTACGGCAAATTAAGGAAAAAGCTATCCGAAGGCTCCGCCACACATCCCGCAGCAAAACCCTGAAATCGTATCTTGGCTAA
- a CDS encoding 50S ribosomal protein L25 — protein MKSIQLQGTERTHSSKADIRGLRKQGLIPCVLYGKDTNIQFFAPEKELRKVIYTQETYLVQLEINGKTYESVARESQFHPVTESLLHMDFFCTRPDKAIDIFLPLKVEGNPAGVLAGGTLNVKQRRLRVSGLTSVLPSHISVDISHLELGQSMKVGAIVIENITILTSPDVGIATIEIPRSLRQK, from the coding sequence ATGAAATCTATTCAATTACAAGGTACTGAACGTACCCATAGTTCTAAAGCCGACATCAGAGGCCTGCGTAAACAAGGGTTAATCCCGTGTGTACTCTACGGAAAAGATACTAATATTCAGTTTTTTGCACCGGAAAAAGAATTACGAAAAGTAATCTACACCCAAGAAACCTATTTGGTGCAGCTTGAAATTAATGGGAAAACCTACGAATCAGTAGCGAGAGAATCCCAATTTCATCCGGTTACAGAATCTTTACTGCACATGGATTTCTTCTGCACTAGGCCGGATAAAGCCATTGACATATTTTTACCCCTTAAAGTTGAAGGAAACCCTGCCGGTGTTTTAGCAGGCGGAACCCTGAATGTAAAACAGAGAAGATTACGCGTTTCCGGTTTAACAAGCGTTTTACCAAGCCATATTTCTGTTGATATTTCCCATTTAGAGTTAGGGCAATCTATGAAAGTAGGTGCCATCGTAATTGAAAATATAACAATCTTAACAAGTCCGGATGTTGGTATTGCTACCATAGAGATTCCTCGTAGCTTACGCCAAAAATAA